A single genomic interval of Terriglobales bacterium harbors:
- the scpB gene encoding SMC-Scp complex subunit ScpB, producing the protein MSLKSEIEAIIYAAEEPVTLDQLVAVLKDRPTADGAPPEAAALKAEIRRVVSELTAEYAAADRGMEIRQVAGGYRMSTRPEHHDVVRAFVKNLKPPVRLSLPALETLSVIAYKQPVTVPEINEIRGVDSSAVIATLLDRKLITTAGRKAVVGRPILYKTTKEFLLRFGLEDVGELPSLKEFEEVTGQTVQADLFGAPSAVPDATGVPDAEEAPAESTPAPES; encoded by the coding sequence ATGAGCCTGAAATCCGAGATCGAAGCCATCATTTACGCCGCCGAGGAACCGGTGACGCTTGACCAGTTGGTCGCCGTGCTCAAGGACCGCCCCACCGCGGACGGCGCGCCCCCGGAGGCCGCCGCCCTCAAGGCAGAGATTCGCCGCGTCGTCAGCGAACTCACGGCCGAGTACGCTGCCGCCGACCGTGGCATGGAGATCCGCCAGGTCGCGGGCGGCTACAGGATGTCCACCCGGCCCGAGCACCATGACGTGGTGCGCGCCTTCGTCAAGAACCTGAAGCCGCCGGTGCGGCTCTCCCTGCCCGCGCTCGAGACCCTCTCCGTCATCGCTTACAAACAGCCGGTCACCGTCCCGGAGATCAACGAGATCCGCGGCGTCGATTCTTCCGCCGTCATCGCCACCCTGCTCGATCGCAAGCTCATCACCACCGCCGGACGCAAGGCGGTGGTCGGCCGGCCCATCCTCTACAAGACCACCAAGGAATTCCTGTTGCGCTTCGGCCTCGAGGACGTGGGCGAGCTGCCCAGCCTCAAGGAGTTCGAGGAGGTCACCGGCCAGACCGTGCAAGCGGATCTGTTCGGCGCTCCCTCCGCCGTGCCCGACGCCACCGGCGTCCCGGATGCCGAGGAAGCACCGGCCGAAAGCACGCCCGCTCCGGAGTCATAG
- a CDS encoding pseudouridine synthase, with product MPVIRLQKIIAAAGVTSRRKAEELITQGRVQVNGKVVTELGAKADPEHDHVRVDGKLLRAAERHVYLLLNKPRGYVTTARDPEGRPTVLDLVRGAGARVFPVGRLDYASEGLLLLTNDGELANLLTRAASHVPKTYLVKVGKKPGEEAVARLRSGIRIGGAHDPVRSGRKLPAATTAPARVKLLHDAPNPWYEVTLIEGRNRQIRRMFEAIGHHVEKIRRVKYGPLELDVPPGASRALTPAEVAGLRAAASGRFRAPRARDKKD from the coding sequence ATGCCCGTCATCCGCCTGCAGAAGATCATCGCCGCCGCCGGCGTAACCTCACGCCGCAAGGCGGAGGAACTGATCACGCAAGGCCGCGTGCAGGTGAACGGGAAGGTCGTGACCGAACTCGGCGCCAAGGCCGACCCGGAGCATGACCACGTCCGGGTGGATGGCAAGCTGTTGCGCGCCGCCGAGCGCCACGTCTATCTGTTGCTGAACAAGCCGCGCGGCTACGTCACCACGGCCCGTGACCCCGAGGGCCGTCCCACGGTGCTCGACCTGGTCCGCGGCGCCGGCGCGCGCGTCTTCCCGGTCGGACGGCTCGACTATGCCAGCGAAGGCCTGCTGCTCCTCACCAACGACGGTGAACTCGCCAACTTGCTGACCCGCGCCGCGTCCCATGTTCCTAAAACGTATCTGGTCAAGGTCGGCAAAAAGCCGGGCGAGGAAGCTGTCGCTCGCCTGCGTTCCGGCATACGCATCGGCGGCGCGCACGACCCGGTGCGCTCCGGCCGCAAGCTGCCTGCGGCCACCACGGCTCCGGCCCGCGTCAAGCTGCTGCATGACGCGCCCAATCCCTGGTACGAGGTCACGCTCATCGAAGGACGCAACCGGCAGATCCGCCGCATGTTCGAAGCCATCGGCCATCACGTGGAGAAGATCCGGCGTGTGAAGTACGGCCCGCTGGAGCTGGACGTCCCGCCGGGCGCGTCGCGTGCCCTTACGCCCGCCGAGGTCGCCGGCCTGCGCGCCGCCGCCTCCGGCAGGTTTCGCGCTCCCCGCGCTCGTGATAAAAAAGACTGA
- the hisC gene encoding histidinol-phosphate transaminase, translating to MASIEDFIPEHIRALAQYIPGKPIRQAERESGVACIKMSSNENPLGPSPRAMEAMRRAVAETNYYPDNDASDLRLRLAERHGLGAEHVIVADGSTVLLDLLARMLLAPGCNAVTSQRSFIVYPIAVRAAGGTLVEVTMRDDAFDLDAVARSITRDTRLVFLANPNNPTGTLFDAAATDAFLDRVPDHVLVVLDEAYCDYAAHYARSRGMEYSHSLDYVRQGRNLIVLRTFSKAHGLAGARVGYGFGSPRLVECLARLRTAFSISAVAEAGALAALDDEAHIRRSLEMNESGVAWLGQQFRELGIRSVPTAANFIYFDVAEDAAALARRLQAEGVIVRPLTAWGAPTALRVTVGTPEMNQRFVAALKKVMERAPVR from the coding sequence ATGGCCTCGATCGAAGACTTTATCCCGGAGCACATCCGCGCCCTGGCGCAATACATTCCCGGCAAGCCCATCCGGCAGGCGGAACGCGAAAGCGGCGTCGCTTGTATCAAGATGTCGTCGAACGAGAATCCTCTGGGCCCGTCGCCCCGCGCGATGGAGGCCATGCGGCGCGCCGTGGCGGAAACGAACTATTACCCGGACAACGACGCCTCCGACCTCCGCCTCCGCCTGGCCGAGCGCCACGGCCTGGGCGCCGAGCACGTCATCGTCGCCGACGGTTCCACGGTGCTCCTCGACCTGCTGGCGCGCATGCTGCTCGCGCCCGGCTGCAACGCCGTCACCAGCCAGCGCTCGTTCATCGTCTATCCCATCGCGGTGCGCGCCGCAGGCGGCACGCTGGTGGAAGTCACCATGCGCGACGATGCCTTCGACCTCGACGCCGTCGCTCGCTCCATCACTCGCGACACCCGCCTGGTCTTCCTTGCCAATCCCAACAATCCGACCGGCACATTGTTCGACGCCGCCGCTACTGACGCCTTTCTCGACCGCGTGCCGGACCACGTCCTGGTGGTCCTTGACGAGGCCTATTGCGACTACGCCGCACACTATGCGCGCTCGCGCGGCATGGAGTACTCGCACTCGCTCGACTATGTTCGCCAGGGACGCAATCTGATCGTGCTGCGCACCTTCTCCAAGGCGCACGGCCTGGCGGGGGCGCGCGTCGGCTACGGCTTTGGCTCTCCCCGGCTGGTCGAATGCCTCGCCCGCCTGCGTACGGCGTTTTCGATTTCCGCCGTGGCCGAAGCCGGCGCGCTGGCCGCCCTGGATGACGAAGCTCACATCCGCCGCTCGCTGGAGATGAACGAAAGCGGCGTAGCCTGGCTCGGCCAGCAGTTCCGCGAGCTCGGCATCCGTTCCGTCCCCACGGCTGCCAACTTCATCTACTTCGACGTCGCCGAGGACGCCGCCGCACTCGCCCGCCGCCTGCAGGCGGAAGGCGTCATTGTGCGTCCGCTCACTGCCTGGGGCGCGCCCACCGCCCTGCGCGTCACCGTTGGCACCCCGGAAATGAATCAGAGGTTCGTCGCCGCGCTCAAGAAGGTGATGGAACGCGCGCCCGTAAGGTAG